The following is a genomic window from Anticarsia gemmatalis isolate Benzon Research Colony breed Stoneville strain chromosome 22, ilAntGemm2 primary, whole genome shotgun sequence.
ATGCATGTGGGAGATCCTAATGCTTGGCGTGAAGCCGTTCAGCGGAGTGAAGAACAACGACGTGATCGGCAAGCTGGAGAACGGCGAGCGTCTGGCGCTGCCGCCGCGGTGTCCGCCGCGCCTGTACTCCGTCATGTCCCGGTGCTGGGCCTACGAGCCCAGCCAGAGACCCGCCGCGCATCAGTTGAAAGAGACTCTGTTGTgagttattattcatttatatttatattttcaatataatctGAGTACTATGTgagataagattttttattgtcgTACTTAAGATGTTAAAACAACACTCCTCTCTTTGATATGTATCGAAAACTCATGAATATGTCGTTTTCAAAGAATGTTTATATCTGTTGTTGTCTATCTCATGAATATAAATTCCATTTTGAAATGAACCCACGATCTTCTTTACAACCACCCTAACTATTGCACCAAAATCGCTAAAactttacaacaaaacaaaaactttacaaaaaaagaaaaacatcttTTTAGCGGCTAAGTACTTATTAACATCTTAATTCTTACATTACTTACCTTTTTATTGATAACACAGTGAGATCCTACAAGAGGAGCGCAACTCGGCGTGGGAGACGATGCGTCGTGAGAACAGACGCGTGGCCGCCGCCAGCTTCAGTGACGAACCACCACCCAAACCACAGAGACCTAACAATAATATAGCAGGTGTGTATACAACTTTACATCTatctttgtatttgtttaaatatctgCGGAAAATACTTACGCAATAGAAGAtacgtaattaatattaaaaaaatttatTTGTGGTAGTTGGCGACACGACAGCGACCCCCGCGGGCGGCAACACGGCGCAGACGTACATCGTGGCGCAGAACCCGCTGGTGCTGGCGCACCTGCTGCGGGAGAACCAGGCGCGCGCCATCCACCCGCACGCCTACACCACGCCCGCCTCGGTATTCAACACCGTCTCCGTCGACTTCGCCGACACGCTGCCCGAGACCCACGAGATAGTCGACAAAATCATCCACCCCCGCCCCGACGAAAAGATCGACATCCCCCTCCAGACCGCCCCCATCCCCGCCGCGAGCCTCCAGAAGCTCGACCCGATAGTCCCCGCCCCCACGCCCTCCTCCGAACTCCCAGACGAGACCCTCACCGTTGTCGTAGGAGCTCACGAAAGTTGCGATAATCTGTGTCAGAATATAGCTAGTATCTCGCCACACACGGACGCCGCGTCCGTCCCCGAGCCGGAGGCGACCGAGGCGTACGGAGGTGAGCCGTACGCGAGTCGCGTCCGCTCCCTGGAGCGTGCCCCGCGCGTGTTGCCGGGCGCGGGCCGCGCGGCGCCACGTGTGGGCAGCCTGGAGCGGAACGCGCGCGGCGCCAGTGTGTCGCACCGCGGCTCGCCGGTGGGCGTGGCGCCACTCGCCCGCCAGCACTCGGTGCCGGCGTCGCCCCCGCCCCGCGGACGCCGCGACCAGGACGTGGGTCAGTTCTGCGTGCAGGGCGCCCTTAACGCTCAGCTCGCCGCCAGCGTCATGAACAAGATGCGCACGCAGCCCGACCCGCCGCTTGTCGAGGAGATCTACGACTTCGGCGGCGACAACGTTAAGAGCTGCGTCGCGGTGGCGGCACAGCGGGCGATGGCGCGCCCTCAGTACCGGCCCCCCAGCATGACCGCCTCGCATCCTTCCGCTTACGGGGTCCCCGTGGCCGTCGTTCAGGGAGTTCCCTACTCACCGAAGGCTCCCCCCGGGTTCGTTCGGACGGCGAGCCCACAGCCCTATCCGGCAGGGCCGCAGAGTTTCGCCCAGCAGCCCATGGGCGTAGTCCCCCCGATGTCTTATGGGCCCCAGCAGATATATACGGCGCACAACGTGGTGGCGGGGGCACAGCCGATGATGTACCGGGCGCAGGTGGCGAGCACGCAGGCGGGGGGACAGATGGCGACGCCCGTGTACCGCCCGCCGCTGATGCAGCCGGCGGAGTCGTCGGTCATGTTCGCCTCGCGGCTGGAGTGTTCTCCGGTCGTAGCACCCGCCGTAGCGGCCGGTGTAGGACCGCCCGTAGCGGCGGTCGTAGCGTCGACTGCCAGCGTAGCGCATCCCGTGCAGGTGATTGGACTATTGTGGGCGTAGTTAGATCTCTTATACCGCATGTTATAGTAGGAACGACTGAAGTTGTGTGAGTGAGTATTAGATACATGTGTGAGTAGTAATCGTATACAAGTGTGCATGCTCGACACTACGGATAGTTTACATAAAGTACAGCGAGTGACGCCCGATGAATGTTTGAGTCAGTTGTGGGTGCGCTACTTTTACATATTTGACAGGTTGATTGATgacaatataaatatgtttaaatatatttaccatattttgtaaatatcctGCACATTCCCGTCACAATCCCTTTACCACGAAACTTGaggtgtttgtttataatttgtaaatacgaaacaaagtttgttatatttttcttttctttggtttattttttattttacagatttttctTTGTGTCATTTGGGTTCTCCGGTAGAGTGTcggtttttaatttttattatttttttatattattttcattttgaagtCACTTGtggatttatttcttttattattaattttttgttacattttcacaattgatttcaacaattatttaaaacaaaggaactaacattgttggttttcaaaattattaaaacaattatataatttggtACTAAATGTCTTgtcaataacattataattcggtatattttactaaaacctTGTGAATAATAATGAATTGTACAAAATTGGCCGGAACTACTAACAGCAATGTTAGTTCTAAATATGATTAGTTATAGATCCCCATGGTTGTACAATCAGATTACCATCAaatgaaaatatctattaaattatttaagtttaattttgaaCGGTACTCTGgttgaaaacaataaattgagACTGATTTACATTTCTGGTAGTAAAATCCAATGCTACTAAATGAACGCATTTCAATTTACTTAATGATATTATAACGCATGTTTTTGGTTATCAATGTCTTAATCTgggtaaaaaaagaaatattctgATTTCCAAaagaaattaacttaaaatattggattttaCTGCTAGATAAAAACTTGTCTCAGAAAAATCAGTCGGAACTCTCTATTCCGCATTCATTTCACTTTTGTTTGAAGTAGGTAGTTAAGATTTCCAATTTTTTAATGCATGCCAGtactgttttttcttttaaatcacCCTACATCTAAGtatgttattaataaacgtgACATAAACTTGGAATAGTTAAtccgtattattttattactggcagatatttttacataaaaagtgACAAATGTTTAACTAATCCGAGCTTAATTAACGTTTATTActaaaccccggtttctgaggtacattaagcggcagtttatctattcaatagcgttaaaagtcatacaaaaaaagctattgaatagaaaaactactgtttaatgtattcagaaaccgggggtaagttgaTTAGTTTCTTAAGTACACAGTGATTAACCGGTTGTTTATGATAACCAGGGTGAAGAGTGTGACAGTGAACAGGCAGTGGAGAGGCGGTTGTTGGCTGAGCTCGCGAGACAGAAACATCAGAGCGAGGAGGACAGGAGGTGGCTGCAGATGCAGGAAGAAAACTTGGTAcgaataacatatttaaaacaaataaagtttttatatttattgtctcACTAATACCTAACTAAGCAAAGAATGTTAAGTTGGTGACAGTAAGACAAAGGGTACAAAATTTGGTTCCGCTATTGATATTTAACTATGTCACCTTTTTATACtgtaatgcaaaaaatattatccgaGTATCGGAttaatactgttttattatccgaattattcatatattaagATTTTCGTTTACTATTTCAAAATCtcttttgttttcttaaatattCGTGTAATTTATTTCTCAGAAGAAACAGTTGTCGACGGAGTCGGACCCGGGCGTAGAAGCCAAGCAAGATTCACACGTGACGCATGAACACAAGCCTTCTAGTCAACCACACTCAGGTAtgtgcaatttaaaaaaaaaaactagttgaTAGAAATGATTAGTCACGATCAAAAACTTCTTTTAGACTACTCTATGACTTACGTCATtcatatgttatttttatttcagcgACAAACTCATCAGAAACAAGTCCGGCAAACACAGTGAAATCTAAAGAAAAAGCACCCAGTgaagaaaaggtaaaaataaaactttggaattgaaaataaattgttatgaatgttcgataaaatgtttaataaatgaatacttattattaaaaaaatatatatgactgtaaacaattacaataaaaaaactggTTATAGAAAAACAACGTTTGggttcatatattttttaattttttaaagtaaatgtgATTCATTtggtaagtaaaaaaaataattacaaattatttgttcCAGGCGGGTCCCCGCAGCGTGAACACGACGGACCCGGTGTACTGCGCCACGACGGGCGTGGTGCGCTGCGTCATGCGgctggcgggcgcggcggcgggcggcgcggcggccgaCGGCGTGCTGGCCGCCGTGCGCGCCGTGGGCAACGAGCTGCGCGCGCTCTGTGCCACCGTCGACCTGGTCGTCGTGCCCTTCCCGCACCATGCACAACGGTAGCCACTTGATAACTTACTTCGACTATTAACTTAACTCTCTTTTCCTGGGTAtttgtcccatatggtagtggagTCAGCCTTTCTTATACTCTTCCTCcccttcgccctatccttgacgacGTCTCCTTTGACCGTCCCTTTATATCACACCGCAACACCTCTGTCCAGGTGGTCTTGGGTAACTCTCTCTCGACCATTTacttaacagtaaaaaaaaatcaatccaTAAATCAGCGTCGTTCGGACCTATTATTTGAGTTTTGATATTcgtaaaactttttataaaaggtttGAAAGTTATTAGATGTGTCTTTTAAACATTGAAATTAACCACAGTTTAAAGCTCAGCCTACGTCTATGGATAAGCTACTACTGTTAGTATAATCTTGTTTATTCTGCCACTTCACTTCATAATGATAATTAAACATTTGTACAGTGAGGTGGAGATGGCTCATCAAGTGCTGAGCAAGGACATGGCGGCGCTGGTGGAGGCGATGCGACTCGCCATACAGTACCACAACACCACGCTACAGCATGAGTACACTAAGTAAGTactgctaatattattatgttatctgAGTAAGTAATTAgtgcatttaaatatttttaatagggtacacaaaacaaaactaatttccACGTTCTCTTCAAACTGacctattaaaatacaaaaaataagtttgtagtcACCCCAGTTCTGAGACTTTATTAAAACGTGCCTATATTCTGTTACTAAAGTAACTACTAAACGATTCATGTAACTTTCAGGAACATGCTGGCAGCGGCTCACATCCTCGCCATGGACGCCAAGAACCTGCTCGACGTAGTGGACTGCATCCGAGAAAGACATCCCAACATCGACTGGCGAGCCGCCCTGGAACCGAACCCGGAACCCACCAGCCCCAACACACACACTGTCACACCACAAAACCAAACATTACAGTCACAAAACCAAGTGTTTGCAGCACAAAACCAGATATTTATGCCACAGAACCCCGTCCTTAGTAACCAGTCTTCGGTCGCGGAAGATGAGACGCCGCCGCCGAAACCAGATTTTAAAGTCAATCAACCTGTCACTACCAGCCAGCTGACCGTGACCGACCAGCCGCCCAAAGAACACACAAGTCTTCCCGTCACTTCGAACAGAGTGTCCGCACTCATACATAACTATAACCTCTATGGTAACGTCAGAGAACCACAACACATATATGGCAACACTGAAGCATCGTCATTTCAATTCTCTTCTTCAAGCTCTGATGATGTCAAAGTAGATTCAGCCCCTATGGAGTCCGTCAAAAGCCGAGTACAAGCACTGGCTGGCAAGCTCGACTCGCCTCCTATCTACTCGGTCAGCAAAAAAATGATTCCCCTCGACCAAAACATCGGTCACAGCGATCAGGGGTGAATGACctttaaatcttattatttcGCTTGTAGtggcaatttttattttacgtcaaATGACGTCGACAGCTTTACTATAGGCTATGACCTAATGTTAGAACGACTAGTGTACTTACTCCGGATATGCTCATGTAGCACTTATACTTCATTTGCCGCTTGAAATTCTCTATAGTGCGACGCTTATTTGGAAAAGACAAACAGATATGCTCAATATTACCCGTAGCGAATTAAGTGAGCCAAATAATTGTCGTTGTATCCATCCATTAACTTCATACTTTCATTTGAGTATCGAAGATGTTCATACATTTAAACCGATTTTATCATTGTTTGTATGGGTAACGCGGTTTTGTTCATACTATCGATGACGAAATGACAGAATGTGGAGTGTGAACTTTACAATATTCACTGcctaattttatgttttattttgaacagaaaattttattatggaCAATATCTACGTTAAATTAAGTAAGAATAATAAATCTAAGGATTTATCAAAGTTCCGGCCTAAGATTCATCGAACACATTTTGTCATTCGTTCGTCGATTTAATTCATCAATAGGTGCGTCATAGG
Proteins encoded in this region:
- the Fak gene encoding protein tyrosine kinase 2 Fak isoform X5; translation: MQPAPPGGSPKRHPQPTPHGGAASDQSTLKVHLPNGGFNVVRASADEDVRSVLRLLAARLAAGDRVYTSCYALRAKRLTTGKIRWIHQDTPVSELLTKWPASEWRLELRVRYLPANLRDLCDADRVTFHYYYDQVRHDYLNANHPMVDQELAIQICCLEIKYFCKDMQISLDKKSNIEYLEKEFGLHKFLPKSVLEAIKPKVLKKAIQQQFKKVANLADTECMLKYLETMHTHYGYDRETFTGALGSGWAIPVELAIGPDIDISYVSHKAGEPPTYTKIASFCDIVAVQTLKSNCTQQSQTQSGSCGKAALQLRVKGATETLTITCSSVEAAESLADLVDGYCRLVTDSQTSLWNRTTTVWKQLNCQCKTEMSSSSSEGKTSSWEANTATLLSEDYAEIVDDDADYSTPTVRDYELVRNQIELTGIIGEGQFGDVHKGTCRVTSAKHPSLRRAAGAVASPRGDAVLPVAVKTCKMDADLDTAEKFLEEAYIMQQFSHPHIIGLVGVCSSPPIWIVMELATLGEMRAYLQQNAHRLETCTLVLYIYQLSTALSYLESKKFVHRDIAARNVLVSTPTCVKLADFGLSKMVEDKSYYKASRGKLPIKWMAPESINFRRFTSASDVWMFGVCMWEILMLGVKPFSGVKNNDVIGKLENGERLALPPRCPPRLYSVMSRCWAYEPSQRPAAHQLKETLFEILQEERNSAWETMRRENRRVAAASFSDEPPPKPQRPNNNIAVGDTTATPAGGNTAQTYIVAQNPLVLAHLLRENQARAIHPHAYTTPASVFNTVSVDFADTLPETHEIVDKIIHPRPDEKIDIPLQTAPIPAASLQKLDPIVPAPTPSSELPDETLTVVVGAHESCDNLCQNIASISPHTDAASVPEPEATEAYGGEPYASRVRSLERAPRVLPGAGRAAPRVGSLERNARGASVSHRGSPVGVAPLARQHSVPASPPPRGRRDQDVGQFCVQGALNAQLAASVMNKMRTQPDPPLVEEIYDFGGDNVKSCVAVAAQRAMARPQYRPPSMTASHPSAYGVPVAVVQGVPYSPKAPPGFVRTASPQPYPAGPQSFAQQPMGVVPPMSYGPQQIYTAHNVVAGAQPMMYRAQVASTQAGGQMATPVYRPPLMQPAESSVMFASRLECSPVVAPAVAAGVGPPVAAVVASTASVAHPVQGEECDSEQAVERRLLAELARQKHQSEEDRRWLQMQEENLKKQLSTESDPGVEAKQDSHVTHEHKPSSQPHSATNSSETSPANTVKSKEKAPSEEKAGPRSVNTTDPVYCATTGVVRCVMRLAGAAAGGAAADGVLAAVRAVGNELRALCATVDLVVVPFPHHAQREVEMAHQVLSKDMAALVEAMRLAIQYHNTTLQHEYTKNMLAAAHILAMDAKNLLDVVDCIRERHPNIDWRAALEPNPEPTSPNTHTVTPQNQTLQSQNQVFAAQNQIFMPQNPVLSNQSSVAEDETPPPKPDFKVNQPVTTSQLTVTDQPPKEHTSLPVTSNRVSALIHNYNLYGNVREPQHIYGNTEASSFQFSSSSSDDVKVDSAPMESVKSRVQALAGKLDSPPIYSVSKKMIPLDQNIGHSDQG
- the Fak gene encoding protein tyrosine kinase 2 Fak isoform X2; protein product: MVVETGQQNGRFWPLSPRLWRRSNEYSKVVFAPRRPPLSPVEMRRHDGIDTTPDLLRTRSFIKDRLDHLNLEEGIIIDEKRWSVDAKKPPIKEPKKVEEVVKLRVKKQRQPRPNSLQLLLCPSSSGHYSSNTWRYTRVRSKSHEPEGGGRCGEGPLARAMQPAPPGGSPKRHPQPTPHGGAASDQSTLKVHLPNGGFNVVRASADEDVRSVLRLLAARLAAGDRVYTSCYALRAKRLTTGKIRWIHQDTPVSELLTKWPASEWRLELRVRYLPANLRDLCDADRVTFHYYYDQVRHDYLNANHPMVDQELAIQICCLEIKYFCKDMQISLDKKSNIEYLEKEFGLHKFLPKSVLEAIKPKVLKKAIQQQFKKVANLADTECMLKYLETMHTHYGYDRETFTGALGSGWAIPVELAIGPDIDISYVSHKAGEPPTYTKIASFCDIVAVQTLKSNCTQQSQTQSGSCGKAALQLRVKGATETLTITCSSVEAAESLADLVDGYCRLVTDSQTSLWNRTTEMSSSSSEGKTSSWEANTATLLSEDYAEIVDDDADYSTPTVRDYELVRNQIELTGIIGEGQFGDVHKGTCRVTSAKHPSLRRAAGAVASPRGDAVLPVAVKTCKMDADLDTAEKFLEEAYIMQQFSHPHIIGLVGVCSSPPIWIVMELATLGEMRAYLQQNAHRLETCTLVLYIYQLSTALSYLESKKFVHRDIAARNVLVSTPTCVKLADFGLSKMVEDKSYYKASRGKLPIKWMAPESINFRRFTSASDVWMFGVCMWEILMLGVKPFSGVKNNDVIGKLENGERLALPPRCPPRLYSVMSRCWAYEPSQRPAAHQLKETLFEILQEERNSAWETMRRENRRVAAASFSDEPPPKPQRPNNNIAVGDTTATPAGGNTAQTYIVAQNPLVLAHLLRENQARAIHPHAYTTPASVFNTVSVDFADTLPETHEIVDKIIHPRPDEKIDIPLQTAPIPAASLQKLDPIVPAPTPSSELPDETLTVVVGAHESCDNLCQNIASISPHTDAASVPEPEATEAYGGEPYASRVRSLERAPRVLPGAGRAAPRVGSLERNARGASVSHRGSPVGVAPLARQHSVPASPPPRGRRDQDVGQFCVQGALNAQLAASVMNKMRTQPDPPLVEEIYDFGGDNVKSCVAVAAQRAMARPQYRPPSMTASHPSAYGVPVAVVQGVPYSPKAPPGFVRTASPQPYPAGPQSFAQQPMGVVPPMSYGPQQIYTAHNVVAGAQPMMYRAQVASTQAGGQMATPVYRPPLMQPAESSVMFASRLECSPVVAPAVAAGVGPPVAAVVASTASVAHPVQGEECDSEQAVERRLLAELARQKHQSEEDRRWLQMQEENLKKQLSTESDPGVEAKQDSHVTHEHKPSSQPHSATNSSETSPANTVKSKEKAPSEEKAGPRSVNTTDPVYCATTGVVRCVMRLAGAAAGGAAADGVLAAVRAVGNELRALCATVDLVVVPFPHHAQREVEMAHQVLSKDMAALVEAMRLAIQYHNTTLQHEYTKNMLAAAHILAMDAKNLLDVVDCIRERHPNIDWRAALEPNPEPTSPNTHTVTPQNQTLQSQNQVFAAQNQIFMPQNPVLSNQSSVAEDETPPPKPDFKVNQPVTTSQLTVTDQPPKEHTSLPVTSNRVSALIHNYNLYGNVREPQHIYGNTEASSFQFSSSSSDDVKVDSAPMESVKSRVQALAGKLDSPPIYSVSKKMIPLDQNIGHSDQG
- the Fak gene encoding protein tyrosine kinase 2 Fak isoform X1; amino-acid sequence: MVVETGQQNGRFWPLSPRLWRRSNEYSKVVFAPRRPPLSPVEMRRHDGIDTTPDLLRTRSFIKDRLDHLNLEEGIIIDEKRWSVDAKKPPIKEPKKVEEVVKLRVKKQRQPRPNSLQLLLCPSSSGHYSSNTWRYTRVRSKSHEPEGGGRCGEGPLARAMQPAPPGGSPKRHPQPTPHGGAASDQSTLKVHLPNGGFNVVRASADEDVRSVLRLLAARLAAGDRVYTSCYALRAKRLTTGKIRWIHQDTPVSELLTKWPASEWRLELRVRYLPANLRDLCDADRVTFHYYYDQVRHDYLNANHPMVDQELAIQICCLEIKYFCKDMQISLDKKSNIEYLEKEFGLHKFLPKSVLEAIKPKVLKKAIQQQFKKVANLADTECMLKYLETMHTHYGYDRETFTGALGSGWAIPVELAIGPDIDISYVSHKAGEPPTYTKIASFCDIVAVQTLKSNCTQQSQTQSGSCGKAALQLRVKGATETLTITCSSVEAAESLADLVDGYCRLVTDSQTSLWNRTTTVWKQLNCQCKTEMSSSSSEGKTSSWEANTATLLSEDYAEIVDDDADYSTPTVRDYELVRNQIELTGIIGEGQFGDVHKGTCRVTSAKHPSLRRAAGAVASPRGDAVLPVAVKTCKMDADLDTAEKFLEEAYIMQQFSHPHIIGLVGVCSSPPIWIVMELATLGEMRAYLQQNAHRLETCTLVLYIYQLSTALSYLESKKFVHRDIAARNVLVSTPTCVKLADFGLSKMVEDKSYYKASRGKLPIKWMAPESINFRRFTSASDVWMFGVCMWEILMLGVKPFSGVKNNDVIGKLENGERLALPPRCPPRLYSVMSRCWAYEPSQRPAAHQLKETLFEILQEERNSAWETMRRENRRVAAASFSDEPPPKPQRPNNNIAVGDTTATPAGGNTAQTYIVAQNPLVLAHLLRENQARAIHPHAYTTPASVFNTVSVDFADTLPETHEIVDKIIHPRPDEKIDIPLQTAPIPAASLQKLDPIVPAPTPSSELPDETLTVVVGAHESCDNLCQNIASISPHTDAASVPEPEATEAYGGEPYASRVRSLERAPRVLPGAGRAAPRVGSLERNARGASVSHRGSPVGVAPLARQHSVPASPPPRGRRDQDVGQFCVQGALNAQLAASVMNKMRTQPDPPLVEEIYDFGGDNVKSCVAVAAQRAMARPQYRPPSMTASHPSAYGVPVAVVQGVPYSPKAPPGFVRTASPQPYPAGPQSFAQQPMGVVPPMSYGPQQIYTAHNVVAGAQPMMYRAQVASTQAGGQMATPVYRPPLMQPAESSVMFASRLECSPVVAPAVAAGVGPPVAAVVASTASVAHPVQGEECDSEQAVERRLLAELARQKHQSEEDRRWLQMQEENLKKQLSTESDPGVEAKQDSHVTHEHKPSSQPHSATNSSETSPANTVKSKEKAPSEEKAGPRSVNTTDPVYCATTGVVRCVMRLAGAAAGGAAADGVLAAVRAVGNELRALCATVDLVVVPFPHHAQREVEMAHQVLSKDMAALVEAMRLAIQYHNTTLQHEYTKNMLAAAHILAMDAKNLLDVVDCIRERHPNIDWRAALEPNPEPTSPNTHTVTPQNQTLQSQNQVFAAQNQIFMPQNPVLSNQSSVAEDETPPPKPDFKVNQPVTTSQLTVTDQPPKEHTSLPVTSNRVSALIHNYNLYGNVREPQHIYGNTEASSFQFSSSSSDDVKVDSAPMESVKSRVQALAGKLDSPPIYSVSKKMIPLDQNIGHSDQG
- the Fak gene encoding protein tyrosine kinase 2 Fak isoform X4, with the protein product MLSKRVTFSLPWQRHEPEGGGRCGEGPLARAMQPAPPGGSPKRHPQPTPHGGAASDQSTLKVHLPNGGFNVVRASADEDVRSVLRLLAARLAAGDRVYTSCYALRAKRLTTGKIRWIHQDTPVSELLTKWPASEWRLELRVRYLPANLRDLCDADRVTFHYYYDQVRHDYLNANHPMVDQELAIQICCLEIKYFCKDMQISLDKKSNIEYLEKEFGLHKFLPKSVLEAIKPKVLKKAIQQQFKKVANLADTECMLKYLETMHTHYGYDRETFTGALGSGWAIPVELAIGPDIDISYVSHKAGEPPTYTKIASFCDIVAVQTLKSNCTQQSQTQSGSCGKAALQLRVKGATETLTITCSSVEAAESLADLVDGYCRLVTDSQTSLWNRTTTVWKQLNCQCKTEMSSSSSEGKTSSWEANTATLLSEDYAEIVDDDADYSTPTVRDYELVRNQIELTGIIGEGQFGDVHKGTCRVTSAKHPSLRRAAGAVASPRGDAVLPVAVKTCKMDADLDTAEKFLEEAYIMQQFSHPHIIGLVGVCSSPPIWIVMELATLGEMRAYLQQNAHRLETCTLVLYIYQLSTALSYLESKKFVHRDIAARNVLVSTPTCVKLADFGLSKMVEDKSYYKASRGKLPIKWMAPESINFRRFTSASDVWMFGVCMWEILMLGVKPFSGVKNNDVIGKLENGERLALPPRCPPRLYSVMSRCWAYEPSQRPAAHQLKETLFEILQEERNSAWETMRRENRRVAAASFSDEPPPKPQRPNNNIAVGDTTATPAGGNTAQTYIVAQNPLVLAHLLRENQARAIHPHAYTTPASVFNTVSVDFADTLPETHEIVDKIIHPRPDEKIDIPLQTAPIPAASLQKLDPIVPAPTPSSELPDETLTVVVGAHESCDNLCQNIASISPHTDAASVPEPEATEAYGGEPYASRVRSLERAPRVLPGAGRAAPRVGSLERNARGASVSHRGSPVGVAPLARQHSVPASPPPRGRRDQDVGQFCVQGALNAQLAASVMNKMRTQPDPPLVEEIYDFGGDNVKSCVAVAAQRAMARPQYRPPSMTASHPSAYGVPVAVVQGVPYSPKAPPGFVRTASPQPYPAGPQSFAQQPMGVVPPMSYGPQQIYTAHNVVAGAQPMMYRAQVASTQAGGQMATPVYRPPLMQPAESSVMFASRLECSPVVAPAVAAGVGPPVAAVVASTASVAHPVQGEECDSEQAVERRLLAELARQKHQSEEDRRWLQMQEENLKKQLSTESDPGVEAKQDSHVTHEHKPSSQPHSATNSSETSPANTVKSKEKAPSEEKAGPRSVNTTDPVYCATTGVVRCVMRLAGAAAGGAAADGVLAAVRAVGNELRALCATVDLVVVPFPHHAQREVEMAHQVLSKDMAALVEAMRLAIQYHNTTLQHEYTKNMLAAAHILAMDAKNLLDVVDCIRERHPNIDWRAALEPNPEPTSPNTHTVTPQNQTLQSQNQVFAAQNQIFMPQNPVLSNQSSVAEDETPPPKPDFKVNQPVTTSQLTVTDQPPKEHTSLPVTSNRVSALIHNYNLYGNVREPQHIYGNTEASSFQFSSSSSDDVKVDSAPMESVKSRVQALAGKLDSPPIYSVSKKMIPLDQNIGHSDQG
- the Fak gene encoding protein tyrosine kinase 2 Fak isoform X3 gives rise to the protein MERCDGFLVYRKPVYRVFQYLETHEPEGGGRCGEGPLARAMQPAPPGGSPKRHPQPTPHGGAASDQSTLKVHLPNGGFNVVRASADEDVRSVLRLLAARLAAGDRVYTSCYALRAKRLTTGKIRWIHQDTPVSELLTKWPASEWRLELRVRYLPANLRDLCDADRVTFHYYYDQVRHDYLNANHPMVDQELAIQICCLEIKYFCKDMQISLDKKSNIEYLEKEFGLHKFLPKSVLEAIKPKVLKKAIQQQFKKVANLADTECMLKYLETMHTHYGYDRETFTGALGSGWAIPVELAIGPDIDISYVSHKAGEPPTYTKIASFCDIVAVQTLKSNCTQQSQTQSGSCGKAALQLRVKGATETLTITCSSVEAAESLADLVDGYCRLVTDSQTSLWNRTTTVWKQLNCQCKTEMSSSSSEGKTSSWEANTATLLSEDYAEIVDDDADYSTPTVRDYELVRNQIELTGIIGEGQFGDVHKGTCRVTSAKHPSLRRAAGAVASPRGDAVLPVAVKTCKMDADLDTAEKFLEEAYIMQQFSHPHIIGLVGVCSSPPIWIVMELATLGEMRAYLQQNAHRLETCTLVLYIYQLSTALSYLESKKFVHRDIAARNVLVSTPTCVKLADFGLSKMVEDKSYYKASRGKLPIKWMAPESINFRRFTSASDVWMFGVCMWEILMLGVKPFSGVKNNDVIGKLENGERLALPPRCPPRLYSVMSRCWAYEPSQRPAAHQLKETLFEILQEERNSAWETMRRENRRVAAASFSDEPPPKPQRPNNNIAVGDTTATPAGGNTAQTYIVAQNPLVLAHLLRENQARAIHPHAYTTPASVFNTVSVDFADTLPETHEIVDKIIHPRPDEKIDIPLQTAPIPAASLQKLDPIVPAPTPSSELPDETLTVVVGAHESCDNLCQNIASISPHTDAASVPEPEATEAYGGEPYASRVRSLERAPRVLPGAGRAAPRVGSLERNARGASVSHRGSPVGVAPLARQHSVPASPPPRGRRDQDVGQFCVQGALNAQLAASVMNKMRTQPDPPLVEEIYDFGGDNVKSCVAVAAQRAMARPQYRPPSMTASHPSAYGVPVAVVQGVPYSPKAPPGFVRTASPQPYPAGPQSFAQQPMGVVPPMSYGPQQIYTAHNVVAGAQPMMYRAQVASTQAGGQMATPVYRPPLMQPAESSVMFASRLECSPVVAPAVAAGVGPPVAAVVASTASVAHPVQGEECDSEQAVERRLLAELARQKHQSEEDRRWLQMQEENLKKQLSTESDPGVEAKQDSHVTHEHKPSSQPHSATNSSETSPANTVKSKEKAPSEEKAGPRSVNTTDPVYCATTGVVRCVMRLAGAAAGGAAADGVLAAVRAVGNELRALCATVDLVVVPFPHHAQREVEMAHQVLSKDMAALVEAMRLAIQYHNTTLQHEYTKNMLAAAHILAMDAKNLLDVVDCIRERHPNIDWRAALEPNPEPTSPNTHTVTPQNQTLQSQNQVFAAQNQIFMPQNPVLSNQSSVAEDETPPPKPDFKVNQPVTTSQLTVTDQPPKEHTSLPVTSNRVSALIHNYNLYGNVREPQHIYGNTEASSFQFSSSSSDDVKVDSAPMESVKSRVQALAGKLDSPPIYSVSKKMIPLDQNIGHSDQG